From the Gymnogyps californianus isolate 813 chromosome 2, ASM1813914v2, whole genome shotgun sequence genome, one window contains:
- the PRR15 gene encoding proline-rich protein 15 — protein sequence MADSAAATAAPRAGVKGSSAGPWWKSLTSKKKHKEPAVAPPPSAAASEAPAAPPSPGGREEQPPHFGSGEAAGAGGGNRRSLRVSHSGRFKERRKVRTLLLADSPKVFDGGGAPSHAAQGGK from the coding sequence ATGGCGGACagcgccgccgccaccgccgccccccgcgccggcGTGAAGGGCAGCTCGGCGGGGCCCTGGTGGAAGTCGCTGACCAGCAAGAAGAAGCACAAGGAACCGGCGGtcgccccgccgccctccgccgccgccagcGAGGCCCCCGCCgcaccccccagccccggcggcCGGGAGGAGCAGCCGCCCCACTTCGGCAGCGGCGAggccgcgggggcgggcggcggcaaCCGCCGGAGCCTCCGCGTCTCCCACTCGGGCCGCTTCAAGGAGAGGCGGAAGGTGCGCACCTTGCTGCTGGCCGACAGCCCCAAGGTCTTCGACGGCGGCGGTGCCCCGAGCCATGCCGCCCAAGGGGGCAAGTAG